From Catharus ustulatus isolate bCatUst1 chromosome 6, bCatUst1.pri.v2, whole genome shotgun sequence, a single genomic window includes:
- the FAM177A1 gene encoding protein FAM177A1: MEQGLSAITLYCAPAAGTMEPEQQLSKGDSGFENVELGVIGKKKKIPRRVIHFASGETMEEYSTDEEEDEQEKKDLLPPVDPTTLTWGPYLWFHMLRVATSTLSVCDFLGEKIASVLGISTPKYQYAIDEYYRMKREAEEEEQENKMSEEAERQHQEQQNKPQAEAPVQTDQPGATACSSFVNVNFENEEDCPPIAENKQDAVPVPP, from the exons ATGGAACAGGGGCTGTCCGCCATCACCCTCTACtgcgcgcccgccgccggcaccatGGAGCCCGAGCAG cAACTTTCAAAGGGAGATAGTGGCTTTGAGAATGTGGAGCTGGGTGtcataggaaagaaaaagaaaatcccaaggAGAGTTATTCATTTTGCAAGTGGAGAAACAATGGAAGAATATAGCACagatgaagaggaagatgaacaagagaaaaaagacCTGTTGCCACCTGTAGATCCT ACAACACTCACCTGGGGACCCTACTTGTGGTTTCACATGCTGCGAGTTGCCACATCAACCTTATCAG tgtgtgattttttaggggaaaagaTTGCATCTGTTCTGGGAATAAGCACACCAAAATACCAATATGCCATTGATGAGTATTACAGAATGAAGAGAGAG GCAGAAGAGGAGGAACAGGAAAACAAGATGtcagaagaagcagaaagacAGCATCAGGAACAGCAGAATAAGCCACAAGCTGAAGCTCCTGTCCAGACAGACCAGCCTGGAGCAACAGCATGCTCTTCATTCGTGAATGTAAACTTTGAAAATGAGGAAGATTGCCCGCCcattgcagaaaataaacaagatGCAGTTCCTGTCCCTCCTTAA